One genomic segment of Hordeum vulgare subsp. vulgare chromosome 2H, MorexV3_pseudomolecules_assembly, whole genome shotgun sequence includes these proteins:
- the LOC123428356 gene encoding pentatricopeptide repeat-containing protein At4g33170-like produces MACQQSRAYAAILQRSAAAAADPRRVASLHAAILKPGLLACDQFLANHLLIAYFKSPLRPRRHGLRLLDEMPRRNAVSWAAAVSGLAQGGRPREALALFRAMRREGAPPSEFALVSALNAGSLVAGGAHAHARQLHALAVRLGFESNVFLLNAFLAAMVRHERLADAVRLFEWASCHRDVVSWNTLLAGLARRSRTRLWILWRRMARECAGADGFSFSTVLSGLTADADMVSGLQVHGQLVKSGLGDDVCVGNSLVEMYVKSGALESGTRAFDEMPRRDVVSWTEMAAGWLHCGEPVKAIGVLGPMMIEGIRPNNYTLATAANACATLTGPGEGRKVHGYAIRLGEGSDIGVNNALIDMYSKCGLVDTAHRVFQSMRQRAVISWTAMIMGFARNGQARDAVKVFDDMLLEGVKPNQVTFLCVLHACSQGGFVEEAWIYFRAMADKFSVEPGEDHYACMVDLLGKAGHIEDAEELISRMPFRPGVLVWQGLLGACQLHGNEAAAKRAAERALALEKEDPSMYLLLSRTLAGRQDWDGAGRSRGLMGDREVMKLPGSTWLQSMPEGAQACTA; encoded by the coding sequence ATGGCATGCCAGCAGTCCCGCGCCTACGCGGCCATCCTCCagcgcagcgccgccgccgccgccgacccccgccGCGTCGCCTCCCTCCACGCGGCGATCCTCAAGCCGGGCCTCCTCGCCTGCGACCAGTTCCTGGCCAACCACCTCCTCATCGCCTACTTCAAGTCGCCGCTCCGGCCCCGCCGCCACGGCCTCCGCCTGCTCGACGAAATGCCCCGCCGCAACGCCGTCTCCTGGGCCGCCGCCGTCTCGGGTCTCGCGCAGGGGGGCCGTCCCCGCGAGGCGCTCGCGCTCTTCCGCGCGATGCGGCGCgagggggccccgcccagcgagtTCGCGCTCGTGAGCGCGCTCAACGCCGGCTCGCTCGTCGCCGGCGGCGCGCACGCGCACGCGCGGCAGCTCCACGCCCTCGCCGTCCGGCTCGGCTTCGAGTCCAACGTCTTCCTGTTGAATGCATTCCTCGCTGCCATGGTCCGGCACGAGCGGCTCGCCGACGCGGTGCGGCTGTTCGAGTGGGCCTCCTGTCACCGCGACGTCGTCTCGTGGAACACGCTGCTCGCCGGGCTCGCGCGCCGCTCGCGCACGCGCTTGTGGATTCTCTGGCGGAGGATGGCCCGGGAGTGCGCCGGGGCCGACGGGTTCTCGTTCAGCACCGTGCTCTCGGGGCTGACGGCGGACGCCGACATGGTGAGCGGCTTGCAGGTCCACGGGCAGCTTGTCAAGAGCGGCTTGGGTGACGACGTCTGCGTGGGCAACTCCCTGGTGGAGATGTACGTGAAGAGCGGCGCTCTGGAGTCCGGCACCAGAGCGTTCGACGAGATGCCCCGGAGAGACGTCGTGTCGTGGACGGAGATGGCCGCCGGTTGGCTGCACTGCGGCGAGCCTGTCAAGGCCATCGGAGTCCTCGGCCCCATGATGATCGAAGGAATTAGGCCGAACAACTACACATTGGCGACGGCAGCCAACGCATGCGCGACACTCACCGGTCCGGGCGAAGGGCGCAAGGTCCATGGGTACGCCATCAGACTAGGAGAGGGCTCCGACATCGGCGTGAACAACGCGCTCATCGACATGTACTCCAAGTGCGGCCTGGTGGACACCGCGCACAGGGTATTCCAGTCGATGCGGCAGCGAGCCGTCATATCCTGGACAGCGATGATCATGGGGTTCGCGCGGAACGGGCAGGCTCGGGATGCAGTGAAGGTGTTCGACGACATGCTTCTCGAAGGCGTCAAGCCGAACCAAGTCACATTCCTCTGTGTTCTCCATGCCTGCAGCCAAGGCGGGTTCGTGGAGGAAGCCTGGATATACTTCAGAGCCATGGCAGACAAGTTCAGCGTCGAGCCCGGCGAGGACCACTACGCCTGCATGGTCGATCTCCTCGGGAAAGCAGGCCATATAGAGGACGCCGAGGAGCTGATATCGCGGATGCCGTTCCGCCCCGGGGTTCTGGTCTGGCAGGGGCTGCTCGGTGCTTGTCAGCTCCATGGCAATGAGGCCGCAGCGAAGCGAGCTGCGGAGCGCGCCCTCGCGCTCGAGAAGGAAGAtccgtcgatgtacctgctgctgTCGAGGACCCTCGCTGGTCGGCAGGACTGGGACGGCGCCGGAAGGTCGAGAGGGCTCATGGGAGACAGGGAAGTCATGAAGCTGCCTGGGTCTACCTGGCTGCAGTCCATGCCTGAGGGTGCCCAGGCTTGCACTGCGTGA
- the LOC123428357 gene encoding thioredoxin X, chloroplastic, which yields MASAPSTTASTLAPPHPLSFSSYSRRLPFAVALPRTAGPSSALLCRAPALARARVRCRGAVKLVGEGEFEAEVMQSDLPVLVDFVADWCGPCRLVSPVVDWASEEYEGRLKIVKIDHDANPQIIEKYKVYGLPALILFKDGEEVPGSRREGAINKAKFKDYIEPLLETSNVA from the exons ATGGCATCCGCGCCGAGCACCACCGCGTCCACCCTCGCGCCCCCTCaccccctctccttctcctcctactcccgccGGCTCCCTTTCGCCGTCGCGCTCCCTCGGACGGCGGGGCCGTCCTCGGCCCTCCTCTGCCGCGCGCCCGCCCTGGCGCGCGCGCGCGTGAGGTGCCGCGGGGCGGTGAAGCTCGTCGGGGAGGGCGAGTTCGAGGCCGAGGTCATGCAGTCGGACCTTCCCGTGCTCGTCGACTTCGTCGCCGACTGGTGCGGGCCCTGCCGCCTCGTCTCGCCCGTCGTCGACTGGGCCTCCGAG GAATATGAGGGGAGATTAAAGATTGTCAAGATCGACCATGACGCGAATCCTCAGATTATCGAGAAGTACAAGGTTTACGGTCTCCCGGCGTTGATCCTCTTCAAGGACGGGGAGGAGGTGCCAGGGAGCCGAAGAGAAGGCGCGATAAATAAGGCCAAGTTCAAGGATTACATCGAGCCTCTCCTGGAGACCTCAAATGTCGCTTGA
- the LOC123428355 gene encoding disease resistance protein Pik-2-like → MNDLAIGLAHGAVDSLLGRLTRLIEDEARLLRGVHSDIQYIKDEMESVYGFLLNSVEGDCTDRQMEVWTKQVREVARESQNCVDIYVHKLGPGASILDRSVIFNHFWSMRLDVSGPIVRSLPAQHRLATKIKELKVRAQEVSERWVRYGIRDPTTQVRRENQLQEVGEDTNGKEDPRSLHLLGEDECPAEILEGDTKMLVSWLIEQGEDIQLDMLVAKRLTGPEDEMPLQEIPVEKWTKKKPDSGSGRSRRRRMKRRPGLATASSKRWMLRSRSVKSAQLEDNIPLHGFQLECITGSRDEMPRQDKQLLCLTKPRKKESYPRVISIVQQPSGDDNLNLARKVYEDSLIKQYFGFRCWVRVGETHAKWVLEDIIKAVSSQQMDLKEWQETRYLIVLDDVRDESLCRRIISTFPPTAAGAHSVVLVITHSYALARSFSPNKVFPPLEPLVNFFFDKAVSLVENNPKNDILKPVIWSILSKCVPDLLCLKAFLHVLYVNPMSNIEELQSLCNDLTSDSPDNIRHTLMFWYNSLPLHYKNCLIYLSIFPQNDGDHIRRTSLVRRWAAENLIIGRNGSTAQDEAEHCFDVLLAKRFILRRDISAAGKVKSCKVNGLISKFISDIAREEKFVDADLEPDFGRRISIHDRRQLQQVLGTVHASPRPSSCWNIRKHSTNSEDGQTLDDLTKFLETLPSFAGLGLLRVLDLEDFDGLKDHHVDNICEIFQLRYLNLRRTKITKLPKKIEYLQQLETLDIRETAVTSFATKAVVLPMLKNMLAGCTQHPNEDIESFSTVCMPRGIDKATNLQILCHVDVSGKEDRLTEIGKLLQLRKLGVVLQSNGENFKHLLQAIERLNQSLRSLSLRVERTDDHEIIDINAAEPIAFSPPKHLQSLNLCGIRGGLPRWIRELHKLAKLTLCDTHLGEEDMVPLGELSGLRCLRLRHKSYVQTKLTLEEGAFKNLEFILIEGADITDISFHVTPKIEKIVWNFREMKSIHGVSRLPRLKRLELIGNCDPTAIKEALSGHPNGPAVTHNGQEINGAGEDE, encoded by the coding sequence ATGAATGACCTGGCCATCGGGTTAGCACACGGCGCCGTAGACTCGCTACTGGGACGCCTCACCAGGCTCATTGAAGACGAGGCAAGGCTGCTGAGAGGCGTCCACAGCGACATCCAGTACATCAAGGACGAGATGGAGAGCGTTTATGGATTCCTCCTCAACTCCGTGGAAGGCGACTGCACGGACAGGCAGATGGAGGTATGGACGAAGCAGGTTCGGGAAGTCGCCCGCGAATCCCAAAATTGCGTCGACATCTATGTGCACAAACTCGGTCCCGGTGCCAGTATACTTGACAGAAGCGTTATCTTCAATCATTTCTGGTCCATGAGGCTTGACGTTTCTGGTCCCATTGTCAGGTCGCTGCCGGCTCAACACCGGCTCGCCACAAAGATCAAGGAGCTCAAAGTAAGGGCTCAAGAGGTGAGCGAAAGGTGGGTTAGGTACGGCATCCGCGATCCTACTACTCAGGTGAGGAGGGAAAATCAACTTCAGGAAGTTGGGGAGGACACCAACGGAAAGGAAGACCCCAGGAGCCTACATTTGTTAGGCGAAGATGAGTGCCCAGCTGAGATTTTGGAGGGTGATACGAAGATGCTAGTATCTTGGTTAATTGAGCAAGGAGAGGACATACAACTGGATATGCTGGTGGCCAAGCGGTTAACTGGGCCAGAAGATGAGATGCCATTGCAGGAAATTCCCGTGGAGAAGTGGACTAAAAAAAAGCCAGACTCAGGTTCAGGGAGGTCTAGGCGCAGGAGGATGAAGAGGAGGCCGGGCTTGGCAACGGCGTCCTCCAAGAGATGGATGCTGCGCTCGAGGTCAGTGAAGTCAGCTCAGCTAGAAGACAACATACCACTGCATGGTTTTCAGCTGGAGTGTATTACTGGGTCAAGAGACGAGATGCCACGACAGGATAAGCAACTGTTGTGCTTGACTAAGCCAAGAAAAAAAGAATCTTATCCCAGAGTCATCTCCATTGTGCAGCAGCCATCAGGTGATGACAATCTGAATCTTGCACGGAAAGTGTATGAAGACAGTTTGATAAAGCAGTACTTCGGTTTCAGATGTTGGGTGAGAGTCGGGGAAACCCATGCCAAATGGGTACTCGAGGACATAATCAAAGCCGTCTCATCTCAGCAGATGGATCTGAAAGAGTGGCAAGAAACCAGGTATTTAATTGTTCTTGATGATGTCCGTGATGAATCACTATGCCGCCGAATTATATCCACCTTTCCTCCTACTGCTGCTGGTGCTCATTCTGTGGTTCTTGTGATCACCCACTCATATGCTCTAGCCCGTTCCTTCTCTCCAAATAAAGTCTTCCCGCCTCTCGAGCCTCTTGTCAATTTTTTCTTTGACAAAGCGGTTTCCCTTGTTGAGAATAATCCCAAAAATGATATCCTGAAGCCAGTTATCTGGTCCATTCTATCAAAATGTGTACCCGATCTCTTGTGTCTCAAGGCATTCTTACATGTTCTCTATGTCAATCCTATGAGCAACATAGAAGAGCTTCAGAGCCTATGCAACGACCTAACTAGTGACTCTCCTGACAATATTCGGCACACCTTAATGTTCTGGTACAACAGCCTTCCTCTCCATTACAAGAACTgtttgatctatctatctatcttccCCCAAAATGATGGCGATCATATCAGAAGAACGAGCTTAGTCAGGCGATGGGCAGCTGAGAACCTGATCATTGGCAGAAATGGGTCAACTGCACAGGATGAAGCTGAGCATTGCTTCGATGTGCTCCTTGCAAAAAGATTTATTCTTCGCAGGGACATCAGTGCTGCAGGAAAGGTCAAGAGCTGCAAAGTAAATGGTTTAATATCAAAGTTCATCAGTGACATTGCCAGGGAGGAGAAGTTCGTGGATGCAGACCTCGAACCGGATTTCGGTCGACGGATATCCATTCACGATAGAAGACAACTGCAACAAGTCTTAGGAACTGTTCATGCATCTCCTCGCCCCAGCTCCTGTTGGAACATTCGCAAGCACTCAACTAATAGTGAAGATGGTCAAACCTTGGATGACCTTACCAAGTTCCTTGAAACACTGCCTTCATTTGCTGGGCTGGGGTTGCTTAGAGTGCTGGATCTCGAGGACTTCGATGGTTTGAAGGATCATCATGTGGACAACATCTGCGAGATATTTCAGCTAAGATATCTGAACCTTCGGAGGACTAAGATTACCAAATTGCCCAAGAAGATAGAGTATCTTCAACAGTTGGAAACACTGGACATTCGGGAAACAGCTGTAACATCATTTGCTACAAAGGCTGTAGTGCTTCCAATGCTAAAGAACATGCTTGCTGGGTGCACCCAACACCCAAACGAAGACATAGAGTCATTTTCCACGGTGTGCATGCCTCGTGGAATTGATAAGGCGACAAATCTGCAGATACTGTGCCATGTTGATGTTTCTGGCAAAGAAGACCGGCTGACTGAGATTGGGAAGCTACTGCAGCTTAGAAAGTTAGGTGTTGTCCTCCAGAGCAACGGAGAGAATTTCAAGCACTTGCTCCAGGCAATCGAGAGGCTGAACCAGAGCCTCCGCTCTCTCTCACTCCGTGTGGAAAGAAcagatgaccatgagattatagaCATTAATGCAGCAGAGCCTATAGCATTCTCACCTCCAAAGCATCTTCAAAGCCTAAACCTTTGTGGCATCAGGGGAGGATTGCCTCGTTGGATCAGGGAGCTCCACAAACTCGCAAAGTTAACTCTGTGTGACACTCATTTGGGAGAAGAAGACATGGTACCCCTTGGCGAGCTCAGTGGGTTGCGCTGTCTCAGGCTCCGGCACAAGTCATATGTCCAAACCAAGTTGACTCTTGAGGAAGGAGCATTCAAAAATCTTGAGTTTATTCTCATAGAAGGAGCAGACATTACAGACATCAGCTTCCACGTGACCCCCAAGATTGAGAAGATTGTCTGGAACTTCAGAGAGATGAAATCAATTCACGGAGTCAGCCGCCTTCCACGCCTCAAACGTCTTGAGCTTATTGGTAACTGCGACCCAACTGCTATCAAAGAAGCACTTTCTGGACACCCAAACGGACCTGCAGTAACTCACAATGGACAGGAAATAaacggtgctggtgaagatgagtAG